The following are from one region of the Polynucleobacter sp. MWH-CaK5 genome:
- a CDS encoding quinone oxidoreductase translates to MSVIQSKAIKMMQVGGPEVLQWVDIEVAAPGPDEVRVVHEAIGLNFIDVYFRKGVYPQPLPGWLGMEASGVIESVGSNVKHVKAGDRVAYAGKPAGAYSQVRVMPAEIVVKLPDAISFEMGAAMMLQGLTVNYLLTDSYKVQAGDTVLFHAAAGGVGLIAMQWLKLLGATVIGTVGSEEKAALAKSYGCDHTILYTKEDFVARTKELTNGKGVNVVYDSIGKDTFMQSLDCIKPRGMMVTYGNASGSVPPIDVGILGVKGSLKLTRPTVMTYAHDRSLLEPMSADLFDKVMSGKIKIEINQRYQLQDAAQAHRDLEDRKTTGSTIFLPR, encoded by the coding sequence ATGAGTGTGATTCAGTCAAAAGCCATCAAAATGATGCAAGTGGGTGGTCCAGAGGTTTTGCAGTGGGTTGATATCGAGGTTGCTGCCCCAGGCCCAGATGAAGTCAGGGTGGTGCATGAAGCCATTGGCCTGAATTTCATTGATGTTTATTTCCGCAAAGGCGTTTATCCACAACCATTGCCTGGTTGGCTTGGTATGGAAGCTTCAGGCGTGATTGAATCGGTTGGCTCCAATGTGAAACATGTCAAAGCGGGTGATCGCGTGGCTTACGCAGGTAAACCAGCTGGCGCCTATTCACAAGTGCGTGTGATGCCGGCTGAAATCGTGGTGAAGTTACCGGATGCCATTTCTTTTGAAATGGGCGCTGCCATGATGTTGCAGGGCTTAACGGTTAATTACTTGTTGACTGATAGCTACAAAGTGCAAGCAGGCGATACAGTGTTATTCCATGCAGCGGCTGGTGGTGTTGGCTTGATTGCGATGCAGTGGTTAAAGCTATTGGGTGCCACAGTGATTGGTACAGTGGGCTCAGAAGAAAAAGCAGCCTTAGCAAAATCATATGGTTGTGATCACACGATTCTGTATACGAAAGAAGATTTTGTGGCGCGCACCAAAGAGTTGACCAACGGCAAAGGCGTGAACGTTGTGTATGACTCGATTGGTAAAGATACCTTCATGCAATCTTTGGACTGCATTAAGCCACGCGGCATGATGGTGACCTATGGCAATGCCTCTGGTTCTGTGCCGCCGATTGATGTGGGTATTTTGGGTGTTAAAGGTTCACTGAAATTAACTCGTCCAACCGTGATGACTTATGCCCACGATCGAAGCTTGTTAGAGCCGATGTCTGCTGATTTATTTGACAAGGTGATGAGCGGCAAAATCAAAATTGAAATCAATCAACGCTATCAATTGCAAGATGCAGCTCAGGCTCATCGTGATTTGGAAGATCGTAAAACCACAGGATCCACGATCTTTTTACCTCGATAA
- a CDS encoding NAD(P)-dependent oxidoreductase, whose translation MSTIAFIGLGNMGRPMAGFLLKAGHQLRIYARRPEVFQNEAKHLIEAGAIACSSPAEAAQGADFIITNVMGTQDVAEVLHAGSEAAIKTAKPGAICIDHSTIDPQGAKDIAAVMASIGVTYVDAPVSGGVKAATEGTLVMMMGGSDQDVAKVKEIVKNYAKTITHIGGVGHGQVAKLCNQIAQVINIQGVAESLRFAQANGADLQKVFEAISGGMAGSRMLDLMGPKMVSRDFKAGIEARLHAKDFFLVKDAATKSHLDMPALQTVAVQLEKLMESGWGYDDTSSLLKVLEA comes from the coding sequence ATGAGCACGATTGCATTTATTGGATTAGGGAATATGGGACGTCCTATGGCTGGCTTTTTATTAAAAGCGGGTCATCAACTGCGTATTTACGCCAGACGTCCTGAGGTTTTTCAAAATGAAGCAAAACATTTGATTGAAGCCGGTGCTATTGCTTGTTCATCTCCTGCAGAAGCGGCCCAAGGTGCTGATTTCATCATCACGAATGTGATGGGCACCCAGGACGTGGCTGAAGTCTTGCATGCGGGTAGTGAGGCTGCTATTAAAACAGCGAAGCCTGGAGCCATTTGTATTGATCACAGCACGATTGATCCTCAGGGCGCCAAAGACATCGCTGCGGTTATGGCCAGTATAGGCGTGACTTATGTTGATGCGCCAGTGAGCGGTGGGGTTAAAGCGGCCACAGAGGGCACTTTGGTGATGATGATGGGTGGGTCTGATCAGGATGTGGCCAAAGTAAAAGAAATTGTGAAGAACTATGCCAAGACCATCACGCACATTGGTGGCGTGGGTCATGGCCAGGTGGCAAAGTTATGCAATCAGATTGCTCAAGTGATCAATATTCAGGGGGTTGCTGAATCTTTGCGTTTTGCTCAAGCCAATGGCGCTGACTTACAAAAAGTATTTGAGGCGATTTCTGGTGGCATGGCCGGTAGCCGAATGCTTGATTTGATGGGTCCTAAGATGGTGTCCAGAGACTTTAAAGCGGGCATTGAGGCAAGGCTTCATGCCAAGGATTTTTTCTTGGTAAAAGATGCTGCTACAAAAAGCCATTTAGACATGCCAGCCTTACAAACAGTGGCTGTGCAACTAGAAAAATTGATGGAGTCTGGGTGGGGCTACGATGACACTTCTTCACTTCTGAAGGTTCTTGAGGCATAA
- a CDS encoding 23S rRNA (adenine(2030)-N(6))-methyltransferase RlmJ, with amino-acid sequence MLAYRHAFHAGNHADVLKHCVLQQILLYMNQKDKPYWVIDTHAGAGMYSLESEYANTKGEYHNGVARLQGRDDLPPVLQEYLDLVKACNNKGEWTLYPGSPEIIRRTIRAEDRMRLFELHPTDHDLLAEHFDRDRQAKIFKSDGFGALKALLPPPTKRGLIFMDPPYEIKSDYAKVITALEEGLSRFAEGVYVVWYPILTRGDHIPLVESMRALSDKTLNVSITVQEPDERGFGMLGSGLCVINPPWVLKEKLQNILPYLVDALAQFDGAHYELS; translated from the coding sequence ATGCTTGCATACCGTCACGCCTTCCATGCTGGTAACCATGCTGATGTTTTAAAGCACTGCGTGCTCCAGCAAATTTTGCTCTACATGAATCAAAAAGATAAACCCTATTGGGTGATCGATACTCATGCTGGAGCTGGCATGTATTCACTTGAGTCAGAGTATGCGAACACCAAAGGCGAATATCACAATGGTGTGGCCCGCTTGCAAGGTCGTGATGATTTGCCGCCAGTATTGCAAGAGTATTTGGACTTGGTGAAGGCATGCAATAACAAAGGTGAGTGGACCTTGTATCCTGGTTCTCCTGAAATCATTCGTCGCACCATCAGAGCAGAAGACCGGATGCGTTTATTTGAGCTTCATCCAACCGATCATGATTTGCTTGCTGAACACTTTGATCGCGATCGCCAAGCAAAAATATTCAAGAGCGACGGCTTTGGAGCGCTCAAGGCTTTATTGCCGCCACCAACCAAGCGCGGTCTTATTTTTATGGATCCGCCCTATGAGATTAAAAGCGATTACGCCAAGGTGATCACTGCTCTTGAAGAGGGCTTAAGTCGCTTTGCTGAAGGGGTTTATGTGGTTTGGTATCCGATACTGACCAGAGGTGATCACATTCCACTGGTAGAGTCGATGAGAGCGCTTTCAGATAAAACCTTGAACGTTTCAATCACTGTTCAAGAGCCTGATGAAAGAGGCTTTGGCATGTTGGGCAGTGGTTTGTGTGTGATCAACCCACCATGGGTGTTAAAAGAAAAACTTCAAAACATCTTGCCTTATCTTGTGGATGCGTTGGCCCAATTCGATGGTGCTCATTACGAGCTTTCATAG
- a CDS encoding CysB family HTH-type transcriptional regulator, which translates to MNLHQFKFVREAVRQNFNLTEAAKTLFTSQPGVSKAILELEDELGVDIFRRHGKRIRNLTEPGKRILTSIERILVEVESLKRVGKDFAAQDQGNFVIATTHTQARYALPKVLTEFTKRFPKVRVSIQQGSPQQIADMLLHDQADIAIATEGVSDVEGLLTLPGYQWQHVIAVQSEHPLLSKKNISLEDLVEYPIITYDKAFAGRSKIDKAFDSKHLKPDVVLEAIDADVIKTYVETGMGIGIVAGVAYDAERDKNLRVIPAGHLFGNNVTKIALKQNAYLRSFVYTFIELFSPSLTRKLVDQAMLGESVDYQI; encoded by the coding sequence ATGAATCTACATCAATTCAAATTTGTCAGAGAAGCTGTCCGTCAGAACTTCAACCTGACCGAAGCGGCCAAAACCTTGTTCACATCTCAACCCGGCGTATCCAAAGCGATTTTGGAGCTTGAGGACGAATTAGGCGTTGATATTTTCCGCCGCCATGGTAAAAGGATTAGAAACCTTACTGAGCCAGGTAAGCGAATACTAACTTCAATCGAAAGAATCCTAGTAGAAGTTGAGAGTTTGAAGAGAGTTGGCAAAGATTTTGCCGCTCAAGACCAGGGTAACTTTGTGATTGCTACCACCCATACCCAAGCAAGGTATGCCTTACCCAAGGTGTTAACAGAATTCACCAAGCGTTTCCCCAAAGTCAGGGTCAGCATCCAACAGGGCAGCCCCCAGCAAATCGCAGACATGTTGCTACATGACCAAGCCGACATCGCGATTGCTACCGAGGGAGTCTCAGATGTTGAAGGTTTGCTCACACTGCCAGGCTATCAATGGCAACACGTGATCGCGGTTCAATCCGAACATCCTCTGCTCTCGAAAAAGAACATCTCACTTGAAGACTTGGTGGAATATCCCATCATTACTTATGACAAAGCATTCGCTGGTCGCTCAAAAATAGATAAAGCATTTGATAGCAAACATTTAAAACCAGACGTGGTGTTAGAAGCAATTGACGCCGATGTAATCAAAACCTATGTTGAAACAGGCATGGGCATTGGTATTGTGGCGGGTGTTGCCTACGATGCAGAACGCGATAAAAATTTAAGAGTTATTCCGGCGGGACATTTATTTGGTAACAATGTGACAAAAATTGCACTCAAGCAAAATGCTTATCTGCGCTCTTTTGTTTACACATTCATAGAATTATTTTCACCAAGCTTGACGCGTAAATTAGTGGATCAAGCCATGTTGGGTGAAAGCGTTGATTACCAAATCTAA